A stretch of the Argentina anserina chromosome 6, drPotAnse1.1, whole genome shotgun sequence genome encodes the following:
- the LOC126800223 gene encoding uncharacterized protein LOC126800223 encodes MASLALGSSLVTLLRANQNDAAPQKPLILTPNFTSLRFHHSLTTHASSTRCRGAGAPRAAAEAVVTEGDAKEKEKEKERGRVLRVGVVCGGPSAERGISLNSARSVIDHIQGDDLHVSCYYIDSELNAFAISPAQVYSNTPADFDFKLESLAQGFKSWSDFADHLAVNVDIVFPVIHGQFGEDGGIQEVLERYNIPFVGTGSNECRQAFDKHNASLELSKHGFVTVPSCLVEGSEADEPELSEWFVKNQLDPNSGKVVVKPARAGSSIGVTVAYGLADSLAKANAIITEGIDSKVLIEIFLEGGSEFTAIVLDVGYGTDSHPVVLLPTEVELQFRGSVDVREKDAIFNYRRKYLPTQQVAYHTPPRFPIEVIENIRDGASQLFKKLGLRDFARIDGWFLPNSIHVPSSPDIMFGRTEMGTILYTDINLISGMEQTSFLFQQASKVGFSHANILRSIINHACLRFPHLASCDGVSGDLPKTVKSPLLKDDWEGTQKVFVLFGGDTSERQVSLMSGTNVWLNLQAFDDLEVLPCLLAPTNGYSSGIDAEKDEVDATSRTVWSLPYSLVLRHTTEEVLAACVEAIEPNRAALTSQLRNRVINDLMEGFKKHSWFTGFDITDELPVKFSIEEWIKLAKEVKATVFIAVHGGIGEDGTLQSLLEAEGVPHTGPGVMASKICMDKVATSVALKHLSDLGVLTINKDLRRKDELLSAPIPNVWHELTSKLQCETLCVKPARDGCSTGVARLCCDGDLSVYVKALEDCLLRIPPNSLSKEHGMIEMPSPPPELLIFEPFIDTDDIIVSSKSINENGHHLMWNGKSRWVEITVGVIGKQGLMHSLSPSITVKESGDILSLEEKFQGGTGINLTPPPSSIISHEALQKCKQHIEMIANTLELEGFSRIDAFVNVDSGEVLVIEVNTVPGMTPSTVLIHQALAEEPPMYPHQFFRTLLDLASERTIYSS; translated from the exons ATGGCCTCCCTCGCTTTGGGCTCCAGCCTCGTCACTTTACTCCGCGCCAACCAAAACGACGCCGCACCACAGAAGCCTCTTATCCTCACTCCAAATTTCACCTCCCTCCGATTCCACCACAGCCTCACAACTCACGCTTCCTCCACCCGGTGCCGCGGCGCCGGAGCTCCACGCGCTGCTGCGGAGGCGGTGGTTACTGAGGGAGATgcgaaggagaaggagaaggagaaggagagaggTAGGGTTCTGAGAGTCGGCGTCGTCTGCGGTGGTCCCTCCGCCGAGCGTGGAATCTCTCTCAACTCGGCTAGATCAGTGATTGATCACATTCAA GGAGATGATTTACATGTGAGTTGCTACTACATTGACTCGGAGCTCAATGCGTTTGCGATATCTCCTGCTCAG GTGTACTCCAACACTCCGGCAGATTTTGATTTCAAGCTCGAAAG CCTGGCTCAAGGTTTCAAGTCATGGTCTGACTTTGCGGATCACCTTGCTGTCAATGTGGACATAGTGTTTCCGGTCATACACGGTCAATTTGGGGAAGATGGTGGCATTCAG GAGGTGTTGGAAAGGTATAACATTCCATTTGTTGGCACGGGATCAAATGAGTGTCGTCAAGCATTCGACAAG CACAATGCCTCATTGGAGCTCAGCAAACATGGATTTGTAACTGTACCCAGTTGTTTAGTAGAG GGAAGTGAAGCAGATGAACCTGAACTGTCGGAGTGGTTTGTGAAAAATCAACTAGATCCTAACTCGGGGAAAGTTGTG GTAAAACCAGCACGAGCAGGTTCAAGCATTGGTGTTACAGTTGCCTATGGGTTAGCTGATTCTCTTGCCAAAGCTAATGCAATTATAACAGAG GGAATTGATTCCAAAGTCCTTATTGAAATATTTCTTGAAGGAGGGAGTGAATTTACCGCAATTGTTCTTGATGTAGGGTATGGTACAGATTCTCATCCTGTTGTACTATTACCAACTGAG GTGGAACTTCAATTCCGTGGTAGTGTAGATGTTAGAGAGAAGGATGCAATCTTCAACTACCGCAGGAAATATCTTCCAACACAACAG GTTGCATATCATACTCCACCTCGTTTTCCTATTGAAGTCATTGAAAATATACGAGATGGAGCATCTCAATTATTCAAAAAGCTTGGCCTTCGTGACTTTGCTCGAATCGATGGATGGTTTCTGCCTAATTCTATTCATGTACCGTCATCACCAGATATCATGTTTGGAAGGACTGAAATGGGTACAATATTATACACTGACATTAACCTG ATTAGTGGTATGGAGCAGACCAGCTTTTTATTCCAGCAAGCCTCAAAG GTTGGGTTTTCTCATGCAAATATTCTCCGGAGCATCATTAATCATGCTTGTTTGCGATTTCCGCATCTTGCATCTTGTGATGGTGTGTCTGGCGATTTGCCAAAAACAGTAAAATCCCCGCTGCTTAAAGATGATTGGGAAGGCACTCAGAaagtttttgttctttttggaGGAGACACGTCAGAGAGGCAAGTATCTCTTATGAGCGGAACAAATGTTTGGCTCAATTTGCAAGCTTTTGATGAT CTGGAAGTACTTCCTTGCTTGCTTGCCCCCACGAATGGATATTCCTCCGGTATTGATGCggagaaagatgaagttgaTGCAACTTCCAGAACTGTTTGGTCATTACC CTATTCCCTTGTGCTAAGGCACACCACAGAGGAAGTTCTTGCTGCATGTGTAGAGGCAATAGAACCAAACCGAGCTGCACTTACATCTCAATTAAGGAACAGAGTTATCAATGATCTTATGGAAGGCTTCAAGAAGCATTCTTGGTTTACCGGATTCGATATCACTGATGAACTGCCAGTTAAATTCTCTATTGAAGAGTGGATCAAGCTAGCCAAGGAAGTCAAGGCAACAGTATTTATTGcag TGCATGGAGGCATTGGTGAAGATGGCACACTTCAGTCTTTGTTGGAGGCTGAAGGAGTTCCACATACAG GTCCTGGTGTTATGGCTTCAAAGATTTGTATGGACAAAGTCGCTACATCAGTTGCCCTTAAACAT CTATCGGACTTGGGGGTTCTAACCATAAACAAagatttgagaagaaaagaTGAGCTCCTTAGTGCACCAATACCAAATGTATGGCATGAATTGACCTCCAAGCTTCAGTGTGAAACATTATGTGTGAAACCGGCAAGAGATGGATGCTCAACTGGAGTTGCAAGGTTATG CTGCGATGGAGACCTATCAGTGTATGTAAAAGCATTGGAGGACTGTCTCCTTCGGATTCCCCCTAATAGTTTGTCAAAG GAACATGGAATGATTGAAATGCCAAGCCCCCCTCCAGAGCTCCTAATCTTTGAACCTTTTATTGATACGGATGATATAATTGTTTCATCGAAGTCCATAAATGAGAATGGACATCACCTCATGTGGAATGGAAAGAGTAGATGGGTGGAAATAACTGTTGGTGTTATTGGGAAACAAGGATTAATGCACTCGTTGAGTCCCAGTATCACTGTGAAGGAGAGTGGTGATATTTTATCACTTGAAGAGAAATTTCAGG GTGGCACTGGAATCAATCTTACTCCACCTCCATCATCAATTATTAG CCACGAGGCCTTGCAGAAATGTAAACAACATATTGAAATGATCGCGAACACTCTAGAATTAGAAGGATTTTCAAGAATTGATGCCTTTGTCAATGTGGATAGTGGAGAG GTGCTGGTTATAGAGGTCAATACAGTGCCTGGAATGACACCTTCCACTGTTCTTATTCATCAG GCACTAGCAGAGGAACCACCCATGTATCCTCACCAGTTCTTCCGGACACTGCTTGATTTGGCATCAGAGAGAACCATATACAGTTCTTAG
- the LOC126800275 gene encoding wound-induced protein 1 translates to MQDSKAIVEALYKALAKGKTETRTVAKFLATDLEWWFHGPPKCQHMMRVLTGDSGHVGFKFEPRSITEVGDYCVIAEGWEGAQAYWVHVWTIKDGLLTQFREYFNTWLTVRDLKPLGWKESKSFTVWQSMPRDLFHRSLPSLLLAI, encoded by the coding sequence ATGCAGGACAGCAAAGCTATTGTGGAGGCTTTGTACAAGGCACTGGCCAAAGGCAAAACCGAGACGCGTACGGTGGCGAAGTTTCTAGCTACTGATCTGGAATGGTGGTTCCATGGTCCTCCCAAGTGCCAGCACATGATGAGGGTGCTCACAGGAGATTCCGGTCACGTTGGCTTCAAGTTTGAGCCGAGAAGCATAACTGAGGTTGGTGACTACTGTGTTATTGCTGAGGGCTGGGAAGGAGCTCAGGCTTACTGGGTTCATGTGTGGACGATCAAGGACGGCTTGCTCACTCAGTTCAGGGAATATTTCAACACCTGGCTGACTGTAAGGGATCTGAAGCCGCTAGGGTGGAAGGAGAGTAAAAGTTTCACAGTGTGGCAGAGCATGCCAAGGGACCTGTTCCACCGTTCTTTGCCAAGCCTTCTGCTAGCTATTTAG